A window of the Dioscorea cayenensis subsp. rotundata cultivar TDr96_F1 chromosome 14, TDr96_F1_v2_PseudoChromosome.rev07_lg8_w22 25.fasta, whole genome shotgun sequence genome harbors these coding sequences:
- the LOC120275966 gene encoding LOW QUALITY PROTEIN: GDSL esterase/lipase ACHE-like (The sequence of the model RefSeq protein was modified relative to this genomic sequence to represent the inferred CDS: deleted 1 base in 1 codon), producing MNLLMTCLILLLSLQASSCTPCKFPAIINFGDSNSDTGGLFATFDRPSSSPYGETFFHMLAGRYSDGRLIIDFIAESFGLAYLSAYLDSLGTNFSHGANFATAGSTIMQQSAPLNKGGYSPFSLDVQLLQFSHFKSRFQMISKKGKVFKSLMPKKDYFKRALYTIDIGQNDLTELFFSNQSADDYIPLTMKVFREVVKEVYKHGGRHFWIHNTGPLGCLAYALIRRPSSSPELDSVGCAVIFNKLAQKLNNMLNETVTQLRKNLPSATFIYVDVYSAKYKLFSNAEKHGFEIPLRTCCGYGGGDYNFDLNVMCGDKRIVKACSYPDKSIIWDGAHYTETANKWVFNEIATGKYSHPSLPLSQAC from the exons atgaaccTCCTCATGACATGCCTCATCCTGCTTCTATCACTCCAAGCTTCCTCTTGCACACCATGCAAATTCCCTGCCATAATTAAC TTCGGTGACTCCAATTCTGACACCGGCGGCCTCTTTGCCACCTTCGACCGCCCTAGTTCGTCTCCATATGGAGAGACCTTCTTTCACATGCTAGCCGGTCGATACTCCGATGGCCGTCTTATTATCGACTTTATAG CTGAGAGTTTTGGTTTGGCATACTTGAGTGCATACTTAGACTCTTTAGGCACTAACTTTAGTCATGGAGCCAACTTTGCCACTGCTGGATCAACCATCATGCAACAAAGTGCGCCACTAAATAAAGGTGGCTATAGTCCCTTCTCATTAGATGTCCAGTTATTGCAGTTCTCTCATTTTAAATCCAGGTTTCAAATGATCTCCAAAAAAG GAAAAGTTTTCAAAAGCTTGATGCCGAAGAAGGATTATTTCAAAAGAGCTTTGTATACAATTGACATCGGTCAAAACGATCTCACCGAGCTTTTTTTTAGTAATCAATCTGCTGATGATTATATCCCATTGACAATGAAGGTGTTCAGAGAAGTTGTAAAA GAGGTGTATAAACACGGTGGCCGACACTTTTGGATCCATAACACGGGTCCTTTAGGCTGCCTGGCCTATGCTCTTATCAGAAGACCTTCGTCCTCCCCGGAACTCGATTCGGTTGGCTGTGCCgtgattttcaataaattagcacaaaaattaaataacatgcTCAATGAAACAGTGACACAGCTCAGAAAAAATCTGCCTTctgcaacattcatctatgtAGATGTTTACTCTGCTAAATACAAGCTTTTCAGCAACGCAGAAAAACATG GATTTGAGATTCCATTGAGAACATGCTGTGGGTATGGTGGTGGTGATTATAACTTTGATCTTAATGTGATGTGCGGAGACAAACGCATAGTGAAAGCATGTTCATATCCAGATAAAAGCATAATTTGGGATGGAGCTCATTACACTGAAACTGCAAACAAATGGGTTTTCAACGAGATAGCCACAGGAAAATATTCACAtccttctcttcctctttctcAGGCTTGTTAA